One region of Micromonospora lupini genomic DNA includes:
- a CDS encoding ABC transporter ATP-binding protein, translating into MTRTLRLDGVDRSFGDRQVLKNVSFEVAAGRMTGFVGANGAGKTTTMRIILGVLAPDAGEVTWGGATLTRQDRRRFGYMPEERGLYPKMTTREQVTYLGRLHGLDAPAARRATDALLERVGLGDRGDDLLETLSLGNQQRAQIAAALVHDPEVLVLDEPFSGLDPLAVDTVVAVLRERAAAGVPVLFSSHQLDVVERLCDDLVIINDGVIRAAGSRQQLRDSYTSPRFELVVGTDAGWVRDQPGVTLVELDGARAVFDLPVGADEQPVLHAALAHGPVRAFRPVSPSLTEIFREVTQ; encoded by the coding sequence GTGACCAGAACGCTTCGCCTGGACGGCGTCGACCGCAGCTTCGGCGACCGGCAGGTGCTCAAGAACGTGTCCTTCGAGGTGGCGGCAGGCCGGATGACAGGCTTCGTCGGCGCCAACGGCGCCGGCAAGACCACCACCATGCGGATCATCCTGGGTGTGCTCGCCCCCGACGCCGGCGAGGTGACCTGGGGCGGCGCGACTCTCACCAGGCAGGACCGGCGCCGCTTCGGCTACATGCCGGAGGAGCGGGGCCTGTACCCGAAGATGACCACGCGGGAGCAGGTCACCTACCTGGGTCGGTTGCACGGCCTGGACGCCCCCGCCGCCCGGCGCGCCACGGACGCGTTGCTGGAGCGGGTCGGGCTCGGCGATCGCGGCGACGATCTGCTGGAGACGCTGTCGCTGGGCAACCAGCAACGGGCCCAGATCGCCGCCGCGCTGGTGCACGACCCCGAGGTGCTGGTGCTCGACGAGCCGTTCTCCGGCCTCGATCCGTTGGCCGTCGACACGGTCGTCGCCGTGTTGCGGGAACGCGCCGCCGCCGGAGTGCCGGTGCTGTTCTCCAGCCACCAGCTCGACGTGGTGGAGCGCCTCTGCGACGACCTGGTGATCATCAACGACGGGGTGATCCGGGCCGCCGGCAGCCGCCAGCAGCTGCGCGACTCGTACACCTCGCCGCGGTTCGAGCTGGTGGTGGGGACCGACGCCGGCTGGGTGCGCGACCAGCCCGGGGTCACCCTGGTCGAGCTGGACGGCGCGCGGGCGGTCTTCGACCTGCCGGTCGGCGCCGACGAGCAGCCCGTCCTGCACGCGGCCCTCGCCCACGGCCCGGTTCGCGCCTTCCGCCCGGTCAGCCCCTCGCTCACCGAGATCTTCCGAGAGGTCACCCAGTGA
- a CDS encoding RNA polymerase sigma factor, translating to MPAPDDLDALARRAAQGDPTALDALLVAVRPEVLRLCARFLPSREDAEEACQDTLLALAGGITRFEGRSSFRTWLHRLTANRARSTYRTLRRRCRLEAGGVPLPDRADPRRTSVVAGTRLDLLDAFDSVHPDHAEVVALRDVLGLSYPEIAALLDVPVGTVKSRLHLARRQVRQRLGAE from the coding sequence ATGCCTGCTCCGGACGACCTCGACGCCCTGGCCCGCCGCGCCGCGCAGGGTGACCCCACGGCGCTGGACGCCCTGCTGGTCGCGGTGCGCCCGGAGGTGCTGCGGCTGTGCGCCCGGTTCCTGCCCAGCCGGGAGGACGCCGAGGAAGCCTGCCAGGACACGCTCCTGGCCCTGGCCGGCGGCATCACCCGGTTCGAGGGACGCTCGTCGTTCCGCACGTGGCTGCACCGGCTGACCGCCAACCGGGCCCGCTCGACCTATCGCACCCTGCGCCGCCGCTGTCGGCTGGAGGCCGGCGGCGTACCGCTGCCCGACCGGGCCGACCCGCGACGGACAAGCGTCGTCGCGGGCACCCGCCTCGACCTGCTCGACGCGTTCGACTCGGTCCACCCCGACCACGCCGAGGTGGTGGCCCTGCGCGACGTCCTCGGGCTGAGCTACCCCGAGATCGCGGCCCTGCTCGACGTCCCCGTGGGCACTGTGAAGTCCCGGTTGCACCTGGCCCGGCGGCAGGTCCGGCAGCGGCTCGGCGCGGAATGA
- a CDS encoding PadR family transcriptional regulator, producing the protein MVSEDVLRTHLQELRRGTVVVASLVALRRPDYGYALLQRLTDHGFPVDANTLYPLLRRLEDQGLLTSEWNTEESRPRKFYRTSDEGESMLNRLLDDLAAVQTSITGLIQGVDR; encoded by the coding sequence ATGGTTAGCGAGGATGTTCTACGGACGCACCTCCAGGAGCTGCGTCGAGGCACCGTCGTGGTGGCCAGCCTGGTTGCGCTCCGCCGACCGGACTACGGCTACGCACTGCTGCAACGGCTCACCGACCACGGCTTCCCGGTCGACGCCAACACGCTCTACCCACTGCTGCGCCGCCTGGAGGACCAGGGCCTGCTGACCAGCGAGTGGAACACCGAGGAGAGCCGGCCGCGCAAGTTCTACCGGACCAGCGACGAGGGCGAGTCGATGCTGAACCGGCTCCTCGACGACCTCGCCGCCGTACAGACCTCCATCACCGGGCTGATCCAAGGAGTGGACCGATGA
- a CDS encoding ABC transporter permease — protein MNVTQATRLVAEREIRVKLRDRTFLFGTLFFLVLAAAGTILPPLLSGGPKSVAVTQDAAGPLRAAGLDVRVVADDSAAEQAVRDGDVDAAVVSGPAVLAMDEAPDEVVRALSTAPPVRLLDPDAVDPVVAFLVPFVFAFVFFITSQTFGLQIAQSVTEEKQTRIVEILVAAVPVRALLAGKVIAGGILALGQIVLIGLVAVVGMRIGDSVDLLTLLAPAIGWFVPFFLLGFVLLAAMWAAAGALVNRQEDIAGVSTPVQLAIMLPFGAVIFLNDNATAMRVLSYLPLSSPTAMPLRLFTGDAAGWEPIVSLVILLAAAGAFLAAGARVYEGSLLRTNGRTSLRAAWRERESIG, from the coding sequence GTGAACGTCACCCAGGCCACCAGGCTTGTCGCCGAACGCGAGATCCGGGTCAAGCTCCGCGACCGTACCTTCCTGTTCGGCACGCTCTTCTTCCTGGTGCTCGCCGCCGCCGGTACCATCCTGCCGCCGCTGCTCTCCGGCGGCCCGAAGAGCGTGGCCGTCACCCAGGACGCGGCCGGCCCGCTGCGCGCCGCCGGGCTCGACGTCCGGGTGGTTGCCGACGACAGTGCCGCCGAGCAGGCCGTTCGCGACGGCGACGTGGACGCCGCGGTCGTCAGTGGCCCGGCGGTGCTCGCCATGGACGAGGCCCCCGACGAGGTGGTCCGGGCGTTGAGCACCGCGCCTCCGGTGCGCCTGCTCGATCCGGACGCGGTCGACCCGGTGGTGGCGTTCCTGGTGCCGTTCGTGTTCGCGTTCGTCTTCTTCATCACCTCGCAGACCTTCGGCCTGCAGATCGCGCAGAGCGTCACCGAGGAGAAGCAGACCCGGATCGTGGAGATCCTGGTCGCGGCCGTGCCGGTACGGGCGCTGCTGGCCGGCAAGGTGATCGCCGGCGGCATCCTGGCGCTCGGGCAGATCGTGTTGATCGGTCTCGTGGCCGTCGTCGGCATGCGGATCGGCGACAGCGTGGACCTGCTCACCCTGCTCGCACCGGCGATCGGCTGGTTCGTGCCGTTCTTCCTGCTCGGCTTCGTGCTGCTGGCCGCGATGTGGGCGGCGGCCGGCGCCCTGGTCAACCGCCAGGAGGACATCGCCGGCGTGTCGACACCTGTACAGCTCGCCATCATGCTGCCGTTCGGCGCGGTGATCTTCCTGAACGACAACGCGACGGCGATGCGGGTGCTGTCGTACCTGCCGTTGTCGTCGCCCACCGCCATGCCGCTGCGGCTGTTCACCGGCGACGCGGCCGGCTGGGAGCCGATCGTGTCGCTGGTCATCCTGCTGGCCGCCGCCGGCGCCTTCCTGGCCGCCGGGGCCCGCGTCTACGAGGGATCGCTGCTGCGGACCAACGGCCGGACCTCGCTGCGCGCCGCCTGGCGGGAGCGGGAGAGCATCGGCTGA
- the dnaE gene encoding DNA polymerase III subunit alpha has protein sequence MADSFAHLHVHTEYSMLDGAARLKDLFAEANRLGMPAVAITDHGNMHGANDFYNQAMAAGITPILGVEAYVAPESRYHKARVKWGRPEQKSDDVSGNGAITHKTMWAKNAQGLKNLFTLNSRASMEGHYVKWPRMDMELIAEHAEGIMATTGCPSGAVQTRLRLGQFDEALKVAASYQDIFGKDNYFLEIMDHGLSIESRVREGLTEIARKLDIPPVVTNDSHYTHEAQATAHDVLLCVQTGSNIDDPNRFRFEGGGYFVKSADQMRAVDSSELWQQGCRNTLLVAEKVDPKGMFEFHNLMPRFPVPEGETEESWFRKETFVGLGRRYPNGIPEGHVVQAEYELGVINQMGFPSYFLVVADFIQWAKNQGIAVGPGRGSAAGSLVAYALGITDLDPILHGLIFERFLNPERVSMPDVDIDFDERRRGEVIKYVTDKWGEDKVAQIATFGTIKAKAAIKDSARVLGFPYAVGDRITKAMPPAVMGKDIPLTGIFDPKHPRYAEAGEIRGLYDSDPDVRKVIDTAKGIEGLIRQTGVHAAGVIMSAEPIIEHIPLMRRDADGAIITQFDYPTCESLGLLKMDFLGLRNLTIIDDAVKNIELNHGLKLDLLGLPLNDKAAYELLARGDTLGVFQLDGGPMRSLLRLMKPDNFEDISAVLALYRPGPMGVDSHTNYALRKNGLQEITPIHPELEEPLREILAPTHGLIVYQEQVQRAAQILAGYTLGQADLLRRAMGKKKKEILDKEFIPFRDGCRERGYSDEAIQAVWDVLVPFAGYAFNKAHSAAYGLVSYWTAYLKAHYPAEYMAGLLTSVGDDKDKMALYLSECRRMRIQVLPPDVNTSAGPFTPVGKDIRFGLAAVRNVGANVVASIMRCRQEKGDYADFYDFLSKVDAVVCNKKTIESLIKAGAFDSLKHPRKGLLAVHADAIDAYADVKRKEAVGQYDLFGAGFGDADTGSTTVMPVISESEWDKRDKLAFEREMLGLYVSDHPLFGLEHILGAAADTTIASLAEEGAVPDGAVVTLAGILSGVQRRVTKQGRAWASATLEDLAGGVETLFFPNTYEVIGQYIAEDAIVVVKGRVDRRDDTPRIMAMDMSMPDVSTSATNKPVTLTIPVHRCTPPLVERLKETLVLHPGDTEVHIKLLNGGRTTTLRLGPFRVAATTALMGDLKSVLGPANVS, from the coding sequence ATGGCCGATTCGTTCGCGCATCTGCACGTGCACACGGAATACTCGATGCTCGACGGAGCGGCCCGGCTGAAGGACCTGTTCGCCGAGGCCAACCGGTTGGGCATGCCGGCGGTGGCGATCACCGACCACGGCAACATGCACGGCGCGAACGACTTCTACAACCAGGCGATGGCCGCCGGGATCACCCCGATCCTGGGCGTCGAGGCGTACGTGGCGCCGGAGTCGCGCTATCACAAGGCGCGGGTCAAGTGGGGTCGGCCGGAGCAGAAGAGCGACGACGTCTCCGGTAACGGCGCGATCACCCACAAGACCATGTGGGCGAAGAACGCGCAGGGCCTGAAGAACCTGTTCACGCTCAACTCGCGGGCGTCCATGGAGGGGCACTACGTCAAGTGGCCCCGGATGGACATGGAGCTGATCGCCGAGCACGCCGAGGGGATCATGGCGACCACCGGCTGCCCGTCCGGCGCGGTGCAGACCCGGCTGCGGCTGGGCCAGTTCGACGAGGCGCTCAAGGTCGCCGCGAGCTACCAGGACATCTTCGGCAAGGACAACTACTTCCTGGAGATCATGGATCACGGCCTCTCCATCGAGAGCCGGGTCCGTGAGGGGCTCACCGAGATCGCCCGCAAGCTCGACATTCCGCCGGTGGTCACCAACGACTCGCACTACACCCACGAGGCGCAGGCCACCGCCCACGACGTGCTGCTCTGCGTACAGACCGGCAGCAACATCGACGACCCGAACCGGTTCCGTTTCGAGGGCGGCGGCTACTTCGTCAAGAGCGCCGACCAGATGCGCGCGGTGGACTCGTCGGAGCTGTGGCAGCAGGGTTGCCGCAACACCCTGCTGGTGGCCGAGAAGGTCGACCCGAAGGGCATGTTCGAGTTCCACAACCTGATGCCGCGCTTCCCGGTGCCCGAGGGCGAGACCGAGGAGTCCTGGTTCCGCAAGGAGACATTCGTCGGGCTGGGCCGCCGCTACCCGAACGGCATCCCCGAGGGGCACGTCGTCCAGGCCGAGTACGAGCTGGGCGTCATCAACCAGATGGGCTTCCCGTCGTACTTCCTCGTGGTCGCCGACTTCATCCAGTGGGCGAAGAACCAGGGCATCGCCGTGGGGCCGGGTCGTGGCTCGGCCGCCGGCTCGCTCGTCGCGTACGCGTTGGGCATCACCGACCTGGACCCGATCCTGCACGGGCTGATCTTCGAGCGGTTCCTCAACCCCGAGCGCGTCTCGATGCCTGATGTCGACATCGACTTCGACGAGCGTCGGCGCGGTGAGGTGATCAAGTACGTCACCGACAAGTGGGGTGAGGACAAGGTCGCCCAGATCGCGACCTTCGGCACGATCAAGGCGAAGGCCGCGATCAAGGACTCGGCCCGGGTGCTGGGCTTCCCGTACGCGGTGGGCGACCGGATCACCAAGGCGATGCCGCCGGCCGTGATGGGCAAGGACATCCCGCTCACCGGCATCTTCGACCCGAAGCACCCCCGCTACGCTGAGGCCGGCGAGATCCGCGGCCTGTACGACTCCGACCCGGACGTCCGCAAGGTGATCGACACGGCCAAGGGCATCGAGGGGCTGATCCGGCAGACAGGTGTGCACGCCGCCGGCGTCATCATGTCCGCCGAGCCGATCATCGAGCACATCCCGTTGATGCGCCGCGACGCCGACGGGGCGATCATCACGCAGTTCGACTACCCGACCTGCGAGTCGCTCGGGCTGCTGAAGATGGACTTCCTCGGCCTGCGCAACCTGACGATCATCGACGACGCGGTCAAGAACATCGAGCTGAACCACGGCCTCAAGCTCGACCTGCTGGGCCTGCCGCTTAACGACAAGGCCGCGTACGAGTTGCTGGCCAGGGGTGACACCCTGGGCGTGTTCCAGCTCGACGGCGGGCCGATGCGGTCGCTGCTGCGGTTGATGAAGCCGGACAACTTCGAGGACATCTCCGCCGTCCTGGCGCTGTACCGGCCCGGCCCGATGGGCGTCGACTCGCACACCAACTACGCGCTGCGCAAGAACGGCCTCCAGGAGATCACGCCGATCCACCCGGAGCTGGAGGAGCCGCTGCGGGAGATCCTGGCACCCACCCACGGCCTGATCGTGTACCAGGAGCAGGTGCAGCGCGCCGCGCAGATCCTCGCCGGCTACACGCTCGGTCAGGCGGACCTGCTGCGCCGGGCGATGGGTAAGAAGAAGAAGGAGATCCTCGACAAGGAGTTCATCCCGTTCCGGGACGGCTGCCGCGAGCGCGGCTACTCCGACGAGGCGATCCAGGCCGTGTGGGACGTCCTGGTGCCCTTCGCCGGGTACGCCTTCAACAAGGCGCACTCCGCCGCGTACGGCCTGGTCTCCTACTGGACCGCGTACCTCAAGGCGCACTACCCGGCCGAGTACATGGCCGGGCTGCTCACGTCCGTCGGTGACGACAAGGACAAGATGGCGCTGTACCTGTCCGAGTGCCGCCGGATGCGCATCCAGGTGCTGCCGCCGGACGTGAACACGTCGGCCGGGCCGTTCACCCCGGTCGGCAAGGACATCCGCTTCGGCCTGGCGGCCGTCCGCAACGTCGGCGCGAACGTGGTCGCCTCGATCATGCGGTGCCGCCAGGAGAAGGGGGACTACGCCGACTTCTACGACTTCCTGTCCAAGGTGGACGCGGTGGTCTGCAACAAGAAGACAATCGAATCGCTGATCAAGGCCGGGGCGTTCGACTCGTTGAAGCACCCCCGCAAGGGTCTGCTCGCGGTGCACGCCGACGCCATCGACGCGTACGCCGACGTCAAGCGCAAGGAGGCGGTCGGCCAGTACGACCTCTTCGGCGCCGGCTTCGGCGACGCCGACACCGGCAGCACGACTGTGATGCCCGTCATCAGCGAGAGCGAGTGGGACAAGCGCGACAAGCTGGCCTTCGAGCGCGAGATGCTCGGCCTGTACGTCTCCGACCACCCGCTGTTCGGCCTGGAGCACATCCTCGGCGCGGCGGCCGACACCACAATCGCCTCCCTGGCCGAGGAGGGCGCGGTCCCCGACGGGGCTGTCGTCACCCTCGCCGGCATCCTCTCCGGGGTGCAGCGGCGGGTCACCAAGCAGGGGCGGGCCTGGGCCTCGGCCACCCTGGAGGACCTGGCCGGTGGGGTGGAGACGCTGTTCTTCCCCAACACCTACGAGGTGATCGGGCAGTACATCGCCGAGGACGCCATCGTGGTCGTCAAGGGCCGCGTGGATCGCCGCGACGACACCCCACGGATCATGGCGATGGACATGTCCATGCCGGACGTCAGCACCAGCGCCACCAACAAGCCGGTCACTCTGACCATCCCGGTGCACAGGTGCACGCCACCGCTCGTGGAACGGCTCAAGGAGACCCTGGTGCTGCACCCCGGCGACACCGAGGTGCACATCAAGCTGCTCAACGGCGGGCGTACCACCACCCTGCGGCTGGGCCCGTTCCGGGTGGCGGCGACGACCGCGCTGATGGGTGACCTGAAGAGCGTCCTCGGCCCGGCCAACGTGAGCTGA
- a CDS encoding permease prefix domain 1-containing protein yields the protein MNTLTDRYLAATLRSVPAQRRDEIATELRASIEDMIEDRTGGGEDTAAAEREVLTELGNPDELAARYADRRLQLIGPTYYLVWLRLLKLLLSFIPALAGTVVAVVAVAEGRGFGAIGPGLVVALHVAVHISFWLTLTFVLIERAQPTADLPEWNVDELPDVPAHRGISLVDTIASVVMLVVTIGYLPFQHYQSWVHTTDGDNIPLLDPALWSFWLPALIVVLVADVVFEIVKYRIGRWTWPLFAVKALLNLAFTVPLMWLALSDALLNPALGERLTWLADADNRGLLNALIALGAAVVLVWDLVDTALKTRRQAT from the coding sequence ATGAACACCCTGACCGACCGCTACCTTGCCGCCACCCTGCGCTCGGTGCCCGCGCAACGTCGCGACGAGATCGCCACCGAGCTGCGCGCCTCGATCGAGGACATGATCGAGGACCGGACCGGGGGCGGCGAGGACACGGCGGCCGCCGAGCGAGAGGTGCTCACCGAGCTGGGCAACCCCGACGAGCTGGCCGCCCGCTACGCCGACCGCCGGCTCCAGCTCATCGGCCCGACGTACTACCTGGTCTGGCTGCGGCTGCTGAAGCTGCTGCTCAGCTTCATCCCGGCGCTCGCCGGCACTGTCGTCGCGGTCGTCGCGGTCGCCGAGGGCAGGGGCTTCGGCGCCATCGGACCGGGCCTCGTCGTCGCCCTGCACGTGGCCGTGCACATCAGCTTCTGGCTCACCCTGACCTTCGTCCTCATCGAGCGGGCCCAGCCCACCGCCGACCTGCCCGAGTGGAACGTCGACGAGCTGCCCGACGTCCCCGCGCACCGCGGCATCTCGCTCGTCGACACCATCGCGTCGGTGGTGATGCTTGTGGTGACCATCGGCTACCTGCCGTTCCAGCACTACCAGTCCTGGGTGCACACCACCGACGGCGACAACATCCCCCTGCTCGACCCGGCGCTCTGGTCGTTCTGGCTGCCGGCGCTGATCGTCGTCCTGGTCGCCGACGTGGTGTTCGAGATCGTCAAGTACCGGATCGGGCGCTGGACCTGGCCGCTGTTCGCGGTGAAGGCGCTGCTCAACCTGGCGTTCACGGTGCCGCTGATGTGGCTGGCCCTCTCCGACGCGCTGCTCAATCCGGCCCTGGGCGAGCGGCTGACCTGGCTGGCGGACGCGGACAACCGCGGCCTCCTCAACGCCCTCATCGCGCTGGGCGCCGCCGTGGTGCTGGTGTGGGACCTGGTCGACACGGCCCTCAAGACCCGCCGCCAGGCGACCTGA
- a CDS encoding serine/threonine-protein kinase: MTAPQRIGPYAIERLLGVGSFATVWLGYDAVLDARVAIKVLAENWSHDLRVRERFLDEARLLRRLEHERLIRVHTVGELPDGRPYAVLAWADGGSLRDRLAAGDLPAPSALRLLGEICAGVAVLHRHGVVHRDLTPGNVLFRSAGPDDPDAEQVLIADLGLAKALATASGLTARAGTPGYMAPEQDDPGAVVDTRADVYGLGRLGIRLLAADPPDAHPPRPGPPPDLRLRANVPPAVAAVLARATAYDPADRYPDAAALRAALTRAIDPMVRPVAPTRAPGARSPSPRPGARRPYRLRLAGAAVVAVVAVGGVGAEPGGTGSGRPGDGTYTTGPLTVALPPGWSATGATWAGQYDADGDPEPALVMSPQPRRWAADPRLPGAFVGLSATTAARTTPAGFLAERTHGDCAPAPARTTRQAGVEWTVVTYRCDRGRPSIVESAGLHPARRALVYVQIAPPADSGQDFVDTLLGGVRLR, encoded by the coding sequence GTGACGGCTCCGCAGCGGATCGGGCCCTACGCCATCGAGCGACTGCTGGGCGTCGGCTCGTTCGCGACGGTCTGGTTGGGCTACGACGCGGTGCTCGACGCGCGTGTGGCGATCAAGGTGCTGGCCGAGAACTGGAGCCACGACCTGCGGGTCCGGGAACGTTTCCTCGACGAGGCCCGGCTGTTGCGCCGCCTGGAGCACGAGCGGCTGATCCGGGTGCACACCGTCGGTGAGTTGCCCGACGGCCGGCCGTACGCGGTCCTGGCCTGGGCGGACGGGGGCAGCCTGCGGGACCGCCTCGCCGCCGGCGACCTTCCCGCGCCGAGCGCGCTGCGGCTGCTGGGCGAGATCTGCGCCGGGGTCGCCGTGCTGCACCGGCACGGCGTCGTGCACCGTGACCTCACGCCGGGCAACGTCCTGTTCCGCTCCGCAGGCCCGGACGACCCCGACGCCGAACAGGTGCTGATCGCCGACCTCGGCCTCGCCAAGGCGCTCGCCACCGCCTCGGGGCTGACCGCGCGGGCCGGCACCCCCGGTTACATGGCCCCCGAGCAGGACGACCCGGGCGCCGTGGTCGACACCCGCGCCGACGTGTACGGGCTCGGCCGGCTCGGCATCCGGCTGCTGGCCGCCGATCCGCCGGACGCGCACCCGCCCCGGCCCGGTCCGCCCCCGGACCTTCGACTCCGCGCGAACGTGCCACCGGCGGTGGCGGCGGTGCTCGCGCGGGCGACGGCGTACGACCCGGCCGACCGCTATCCCGACGCCGCAGCCCTGCGGGCCGCGCTGACCCGGGCGATCGACCCGATGGTACGGCCCGTCGCGCCCACCCGGGCACCAGGAGCACGGTCGCCGTCGCCTCGGCCGGGGGCCCGCCGCCCGTACCGCTTGCGGCTGGCCGGGGCCGCTGTCGTGGCCGTCGTCGCGGTGGGTGGGGTGGGCGCCGAACCGGGTGGCACGGGGTCGGGTCGACCCGGGGACGGCACGTACACGACAGGGCCGCTGACCGTGGCGCTGCCGCCGGGCTGGTCCGCCACGGGGGCCACCTGGGCCGGGCAGTACGACGCCGACGGCGATCCGGAACCGGCGCTGGTGATGTCCCCGCAGCCCCGGCGCTGGGCCGCCGATCCCCGCCTGCCCGGCGCGTTCGTCGGCCTCTCCGCCACCACGGCGGCGCGCACCACCCCGGCCGGGTTCCTGGCCGAGCGCACGCATGGGGACTGCGCCCCCGCCCCGGCACGCACCACCAGGCAGGCGGGCGTCGAGTGGACTGTGGTGACGTACCGCTGCGACCGGGGCCGGCCGAGCATCGTCGAGTCGGCGGGCCTGCATCCCGCCCGACGAGCCCTGGTGTACGTGCAGATCGCCCCGCCTGCGGACAGCGGGCAAGACTTCGTGGACACCCTGCTCGGCGGAGTGCGCCTGCGGTAG
- a CDS encoding L-threonylcarbamoyladenylate synthase has translation MARYYDVHPENPQPRIIGQVADLIRGGGLVAYPTDSCYAFGIQLGNQDGLDRIRQIRRLDDRHHFTLVCRDFAQLGQFVQINNAVFRLVKASTPGSYTFILPATREVPRRMLHPRKRTVGVRVPRHTVTQALLAELGEPLVSSTLALPGEDEPMTQGWEIKERLDHQLDAVLDAGDCGKEPTTVIDLSGPEPEILRHGAGDVSRFE, from the coding sequence ATGGCGAGGTACTACGACGTACACCCGGAGAACCCGCAGCCCCGGATCATCGGCCAGGTCGCCGACCTGATCCGCGGTGGCGGGCTCGTCGCGTACCCGACGGACTCCTGCTACGCGTTCGGCATCCAGTTGGGCAACCAGGACGGCCTGGACCGGATCCGCCAGATCCGCCGCCTCGACGACAGGCACCACTTCACCCTGGTCTGCCGGGACTTCGCCCAGCTCGGCCAGTTCGTGCAGATCAACAACGCGGTCTTCCGGCTGGTGAAGGCGTCCACGCCGGGCAGCTACACGTTCATCCTGCCGGCCACCAGGGAGGTGCCGCGCCGGATGCTGCACCCGCGCAAGCGCACAGTCGGTGTGCGCGTACCCCGGCACACAGTGACCCAGGCGCTGCTGGCCGAGTTGGGCGAGCCGCTGGTGTCGAGCACCCTGGCGCTGCCCGGCGAGGACGAGCCGATGACCCAGGGCTGGGAGATCAAGGAACGGCTCGACCACCAGCTCGACGCGGTGCTCGACGCCGGTGACTGCGGCAAGGAGCCGACGACGGTGATCGACCTGTCCGGGCCCGAGCCGGAGATCCTGCGCCACGGCGCGGGGGACGTCTCCCGGTTCGAGTAG